Proteins found in one Arthrobacter pascens genomic segment:
- a CDS encoding alpha-ketoacid dehydrogenase subunit beta — translation MSSAILESGAAVAHGVERHRLEGHGVEELSMQQALNRALDEVLATQPKALIFGEDCGRLGGVFRITDGLQLKYGEARVFDTPLAESGILGMSVGLAMAGFHPIPEVQFDGFAYPAINQIVCQIGRMNYRSRGTLPMPITLRVPSFGGIRAPEHHGESLEALFAHVPGLKVVSPSTPHEAYHLLTYAASLPDPVIFMEPKSRYWQKGPVDFARGPETIGSPTGAKVMRQGRHLTVVAWGAMVARCLQVADLAAEDGVDIEVLDLRWLKPIDAQALATSVQKTRRAVVVHEAPLTSGLGAEVAQLITHGCFDTLKAPVERVTGFDVPYPSGDLEDEYIPNIDRILNGIKRVLEYRRG, via the coding sequence ATGTCTAGCGCCATCCTTGAAAGCGGGGCCGCCGTGGCACACGGAGTTGAAAGGCACAGACTTGAAGGGCACGGAGTTGAAGAGCTCTCCATGCAGCAGGCACTGAACCGGGCGCTGGACGAAGTCCTGGCCACGCAGCCCAAGGCCCTCATCTTCGGAGAGGACTGCGGCCGGCTGGGCGGAGTCTTCCGCATCACGGACGGCCTGCAGCTGAAATACGGCGAAGCCCGCGTGTTTGACACGCCGCTGGCGGAGTCCGGCATCCTGGGCATGTCCGTGGGACTTGCAATGGCAGGCTTTCACCCCATCCCCGAGGTACAGTTCGACGGCTTCGCCTATCCGGCCATCAACCAGATCGTCTGCCAGATAGGACGGATGAACTACCGCAGCCGCGGCACTCTGCCCATGCCCATCACGCTGCGGGTTCCCAGCTTCGGCGGCATCCGCGCCCCCGAACACCACGGCGAGTCGCTGGAGGCGCTCTTCGCGCACGTGCCCGGACTCAAGGTGGTGTCGCCGTCGACACCCCATGAGGCCTACCACCTGCTCACATACGCCGCTTCCCTTCCTGACCCCGTGATTTTCATGGAGCCCAAGTCCCGGTACTGGCAAAAGGGCCCGGTGGACTTTGCCAGAGGCCCCGAAACTATCGGCTCCCCCACTGGCGCCAAGGTCATGCGGCAGGGGCGCCACCTGACCGTCGTGGCGTGGGGCGCCATGGTGGCGCGGTGCCTCCAGGTGGCGGATCTGGCGGCCGAAGACGGGGTGGACATCGAGGTCCTGGACCTGCGCTGGCTGAAGCCCATCGACGCCCAGGCACTGGCGACCTCGGTACAGAAGACGCGGCGCGCCGTCGTCGTCCATGAAGCGCCGCTGACCTCAGGACTTGGTGCTGAAGTGGCGCAACTGATCACGCACGGCTGCTTTGACACCCTCAAGGCGCCCGTGGAGCGGGTGACCGGTTTCGACGTCCCCTATCCGTCCGGTGACCTGGAAGATGAATACATCCCCAACATTGACCGAATCCTCAATGGCATCAAGAGGGTATTGGAGTACCGCCGTGGCTGA